A stretch of DNA from Thermus sp. LT1-2-5:
AGCTAAATCTCTTCGCCTGGTACCTCTTCGCCCTCATCTTCTTCTGGACCCCCGTTCACTTCTGGGCTTTGGCCCTGATGATCCAAGACGACTACCGGGCGGTGGGGGTACCCATGCTGCCCGTGGTCCTGGGGGAGCGGGTCACGGTGATGCAAATTGCCCTTTACGCTCTCCTCACTGCCCTGATCTCCCTCATGCCTTTACTTTTGGGCGAGCTCGGGCTTCTTTACCTCCTCTTCAGCCTGGCCCTGAACGCCCTCTTGTTGCTTAAGTCCCTTGCCCTCTACCGCCAGCCCGAGCGGAGGACGGCGGTTTCGCTATATAAATACTCCATGCTCTACCTGGCCCTTTTGTTCGTGGCCATGGCGGTGGACCGGGTGCTATAGGGAGGGAGTGGATGAGACGAGCGTTTTCGACCCTAGGTCTTTTTGGTCTGGCCCTGGCCCAGGAGGCCCACCGGGTGGCCATCACCCACCCTTTTTCCCCGATAAACCGGGAAACCAACTATCTCCTGGTCTGGGTCTTGGTCTTCTCCGTGCTGATCTTCGGCGTGGTGGCGGGCGCTTTGGCCTACATCACCTGGAAGTTTCGCGCCCGTCCTGGCCAGCAAGGCGAGCCCCCCCAAATCCATGGGAACGACCGCCTAGAGGTCATCTGGACCCTCATTCCCGTGGCCATTATCCTGGTTCTCTTCGGCCTCACCGCCCGGGCTCTTATCCAGGTGAACCAGCCCATTCTGGGGGCCATGAAGGTGGAGGTCACGGGCTATCAGTTCTGGTGGGACTTCAACTACACGGAACTGGGTTTCCGAAACTCCAACGAGCTCATCCTGCCCGTGGGGGTGCCCGTGGAGCTAGAGGTGACCTCCAAGGACGTGATCCACTCCTTCTGGGTACCGGGCCTTGTGGGTAAGCAGGACGCCATTCCGGGACGAAAGACCCGGATTCGTTTTGTAGCGGAAAAACCGGGCAACTACTACGGCTTTTGCGCCGAGCTCTGCGGGCCTAGCCACGCCCGCATGCTCTTTAGGGTCCTGGTGGTGCCCAAGGAGGAATTCGACCGCTTTGTGGAGGCCGCCAAGGGCTACACCCCTCCCGTGGCCGACGCCCGGGGTCAGGAAGTGTTCCAGCAGAACTGCATGGCCTGCCACTCCGTGCAGGGCAAGATGCCTCCAGCGGTCATCGGTCCCGAGCTGGCCTTCATGGGCAACCGGGTAAGCTTGGCGGCGGGGATTGTGGATAACACGCCAGAACACCTCAAGGCCTGGATCAAGGACCCCGCCGCTATGAAGCCGGGGGTAAAGATGCCCGGCTTCCCCCAGCTTTCCGAGGAAGACCTGGATGCCCTTGTTCGTTACCTGGAGGGGCTTAAGGTGGAGGGTTTTGACTTCGGGGCCCTGCCGAAATTCTAGGGGAGGTTAGGGGATGGCTATTACCGCAAAACCCAAGACCAGCGCGTGGGCGGTTCTATGGGACCTGCTCACCACGGTGGACCACAAGAAGATCGGCCTCATGTACACCGCCACTGCTTTCTTCGCCTTCGCCCTGGCGGGGGTTTTCTCCCTCCTTATCCGGGCGCAGTTGGCGGTGCCCAATAACCACTTGCTTACGGGGGAGCAGTACAACCAGGTCCTCACCTTGCACGGGGCCACCATGCTCTTCTTCTTCATCATCCAGGCCGGGCTCACCGGCTTCGGCAACTTCCTGGTGCCCCTGATGTTGGGGGCAAGGGATGTGGCCCTGCCTCGGGTGAACGCCTTTAGCTACTGGGCCTTCCTGGGGGCCATTGTCCTCGCCCTCATGAGCTTCTTCTTCCCCGGTGGGGCTCCTTCTGTGGGTTGGACCTTCTACTACCCTTTCTCGGTGCAGTCGGGAAGCGGGGTCAACTTCTACATGGCGGCTATCCTGCTTCTGGGCTTTTCCAGCCTCCTGGGTAACGCCAACTTCATCGCCACCATCTACAACCTCAGGGCCCAGGGAATGAGCATGTGGAAAATGCCCATGTACGTCTGGAGCGTCTTCGCCGCCAGCGTCCTTAACCTCTTCAGCCTGGCGGGGCTCACCTCAGCCACTTTGTTGATCCTCCTGGACCGCAAGATCGGCCTTTCTTGGTTCAACCCGGACATAGGGGGCGACCCGGTTCTCTACCAACAGTTCTTCTGGTTCTACTCCCACCCCACGGTTTACGTGATGCTCCTCCCCTACTTGGGCATCCTGGCTGAGGTGGCCTCCACCTTCGCCCGTAAGCCTCTTTTCGGTTACAAACAGATGGTCTGGGCCCAGATGGGCATCGTGGTTCTGGGCACCATGGTCTGGGCCCACCATATGTTCACCGTGGGGGAGTCCACCATCTTCCAAATCGCCTTTGCCTTCTTCACCGCCCTTATCGCCGTGCCCACCGGGGTGAAGCTCTTCAACCTTTTGGGAACCCTGTGGGGCGGGCACTTGCAGATGAAGACCCCCCTTCTTTGGGTTTTGGGCTTCATCTTCAACTTCCTCCTGGGGGGCATCACTGGGGTCATGCTTTCCATGACCCCCCTGGACTACCAGTTCCATGATTCCTACTTCGTGGTGGCCCACTTCCACAACGTTCTCATGGCGGGGTCTGCCTTTGGTGCCTTCGCTGGGCTCTACTACTGGTGGCCTAAAATGACGGGCCGTATGTACGATGAGCGCCTGGGCAAGCTCCATTTCTGGCTTTTCCTCGTGGGTTACCTCGTGACCTTCATGCCCCAGTACGCTCTGGGCTTCTTGGGCATGCCTCGGCGCTACTACACCTACAACGCTGACATCGCCGGCTGGCCCGAGCTCAACCTTCTCTCCACCATCGGGGCCTTCATCCTGGGCCTGGGCGGCCTGGTTTGGATCTACGCCATGTGGAAGAGTCTCCGCTCCGGGGAGAAGGCGCCCGAGAACCCTTGGGGCGGCTACACCCTGGAGTGGCTCACCGCCTCGCCCCCCAAGGCCCACAACTTTGACGTGAAGCTTCCCACGGAGTTCCCTTCCGAGCGGCCCCTTTACGACTGGCAGAAAAAGGGGGTGGAGCTCAAGCCCGAGGACCCGAGCCACATCCACCTGCCCAATAGCTCCTTCTGGCCCTTCTACTCCGCCGCCACCCTCTTTGCCTTCTTCGTCTCCGTGGCGGCGTTGCCGGTTCCGAATGTTTGGATGTGGGTCTTCCTGGCCCTCTTCGCCTACGGCCTGGTGCGCTGGGCCTTGGAGGACGAGTACAGCCACCCTGTGGAGCACCACACCCTCACGGGCAAGTCCAACGCCTGGATGGGGATGGCCTGGTTCATCGTTTCGGAAGTGGGCCTGTTCGCCATCCTCATCGCCGGCTACCTCTACCTGCGGCTTTCTGGGGCGGCCACTCCTCCCGAGGAGCGGCCTGCCCTTTGGCTTGCCCTCCTCAACACCTTCTTCCTGGTGAGCTCTTCCTTCACCGTGCACTTCGCCCACCACGACCTCAGGCGGGGGCGGTTCAACCCCTTCCGCTTCGGGCTTCTTATCACCATTATCCTGGGGGTCCTCTTCTTCCTCTTCCAGACTTACGAGTTCTGGGCTTTCTACCACCACTCCTCCTGGCAAGAGAACCTCTGGACGGCGGCCTTCTTCACCATCGTGGGCCTGCACGGCTTGCACGTGGTCATCGGCGGTTTCGGCCTGATCCTGGCCTACCTCCAGGCCTTGCGGGGCAAGATTACCCTGCACAACCACGGTACCCTCGAGGCCGCCAGCATGTACTGGCACCTGGTGGACGCGGTGTGGCTTTTCATCGTCGTCCTGTTCTACATCTGGTAAGGTTGGGCAGTCAAACCCCCCGCCCCGAGGCGGGGGGTTTGGTATTTAGTGAGAAGATGCGGCTTTTGGTGGTAGACTTTGACTACTTCTTTCCCCTTCCGCAAGACCCCCATTCCCTCGAGGCCCCCCTTTACGCCTGGGCCCACTTTGAGACTCCTTACTACCTTCAGGAGGCGTGGGAGGCTCGGGCCCTGGCCTTTTTGCTTCGGGGTTTACGCCTGCCCCAGGCCCAAGGGTGGGAAGGGTTCTGGGAACGCTTTAGCTTTGCCCCGGAGGCCCGGCTTTTTTACGCCGACTCCAACGCCCTGGCCTTCCACCCCCGGGTGCGGGAGGGGGTGGAAGAGGTGGTGCTCTTTGACGCCCACCACGACGCCGGCTATCGCCCTTTGGGTAAGGAGCCGGCGTGCGATGACTGGATGGTGTTTTACGCCCGCACCGGGGCGAGGCTTTCCGTTTACTACCCCCCTTGGCGCAACCCTTCCTTGGAGCCCGAGCCGCAGGTACCCGTGGCGCGGGTCCTAGACGCTGGGGGCAAGGTGGCGGGGGTTTTCCACCGGGTCTTCCTCTGCCGCAGCGGGGCCTGGGTGCCCCCCTGGGTGGACCCGTCTTTTTTCGCCTTCTTGGAGGCAGCTCCCCTGCCCAAGGAGGCGTTGGAGGCCGTGGAACCCAGGGAGCTGGATGTGGAGGTCCTAAAGGAGCGGGTGCGGCAAGAAGGGCTGGGCCTTTGGATCATGGACGCCTTGCGCAGGCCGCGCTAGGGGGCTATAATCGCTAGGGCTTGGGGGCCGTTAGCTCAGCTGGCAGAGCAACCGACTTTTAATCGGTAGGTCGCAGGTTCGAATCCTGCACGGCCCACCATCCAAGGAAAACCCCCGGGGAACGCTCCCCGGGGGTTTCTTGGCGGGCCCGAGAGGATTCGAACCCCTGACCTGCTGATCCGTAGTCAGCCGCTCTATCCAACTGAGCTACGGGCCCAAGCCGACCTTAAAGGTAGCACGGAGGAGCGCTTCTGTCAATAATTGCGGGGCTTGCCTAGTAAACCTTATACCCCGGAGGAGGCGGTAGAAGGGAGTGGATAAATCGGCATCCTTGGTCAGGAAAAGAGGGCTTTGCTCTAGGACGTCTTTTCCACCCGCACCACCAGGGTATCGGCGATGAGGTCGTGCCAGGCCTGGCGCTTGGGGTGGAAGAAGGCCCAGAGGTAGCCCAAAAGGAGGGGTAGGGTGGAGAGGGTCTTGCCCACCACCTCCCGCATGAAGGCGGTGAGCCAGTCCATGGGCTTTCCATCCGTCCGCACCACCCGGAGGCCCAGGGCCATCTTCCCCGGGGTGGCCCCGTAGAGGGCGGTGAAGGCCACGTAGTAGGCCCAGCCGGGAAGCCACTGGAAGAGGAGGTCCTGGACTAAGGTGGTGGGGCCCAGGGGGTCTACCCCCGCTAGGGCCATGAGGAGGAGGGAAAGGGGGATGAGGAGGAGACTGTCCACCAGGGAGGCCACGACCCGGCGCCAGGGGCTCGCCACTACCATAGCCCGCCTCCCAGGTAGCGGTACTCCAGGCGGAAGCGGCTTTGCGTGAGGAGGCCTAGAAGGGCTTCCGCCTCGCCCAGGCCAAAGGGGCTTTCCTCGCCGAGAAGCTCCTGGAGGAGTCCCTTGGGCTTTTGGTAGCGTACGAGCCGGAAGGCGCTAAGCCCCGCAAGCTCCGCCGCACGCTGGGCGGCGTCCTCCAGGTAGCCCTCCCGGTCCGCCAGGCCCAGGGCCACCGCCTGCTTGCCCGAGTAGATCCGGCCGTCCGCTAAGGCCCTCACCCGGTCCAAGGGCAGGTTGCGCCCTTCCGCCACCCGCCTGAGGAAGAGCTCGTAGGCCTCCCGCATGTAGGCCTGGAGCACCGCCTTTTCCTCCGGGGTGAGGGGCTTGAGCCCTGAGGCCATGTCCTTGAGGGCGCCTTCCTTCAAGACCTCCACCTTGAGGCCGAGCTTGGCCAGAAGGCCGCTCACCTCGGGGATGACGGAGATGACCCCGATGGAGCCCGTGAGGGCGGTGGGTGGGGTGAAGATCTCCCGGGCGGCGGTGGCGGCGTAGTAGCCGCCGCTGGCCGCCACGCTCCCGAAGGCGGCCACCAGGGGCTTAGTCTCCGCCAGGGCTTTCAGGGCCCGGTGGATGGCCTCGGTTTCTGTGACCCCGCCCCCGGGGCTGTCCACCAGGAGGACCACCGCCTGGACGCTGGGGTCTTCCCGGGCCTGGCGCGCTTGGGAGAGGAAGTCCTCAAGGGCCTTATCCGTGGGGATGCTTCCCTTTAGCTCCAGGAGGAGGACCTTCTCCCCTTGGCCGTACAGGGGGGCTTCCCGCCATACCCTTTCCGCCTCTCGAAAGCCCAGGCGGCCCAGGCCCACCACCGCCAAGGCCACGACCCCTAGGAAGAGGAAAAGCGCTAGCCAGCGCTTCTTGTTCATGGCCCTAGTTAAACATGCTCTTTTCAAGAAGGCAACCGGGGAGGGGCTTCGGGGTATCCTGAGGCCGTGCTGCGGGTGGTGGTTCGGCTGGGCAAGGAGCGGAAGCTCAAGAACTTTTACCCCAACCTCTACCGGGACGAGATCCAGGAGGCCCCTCCCGAGGCGGGGGTGGCGGAGGCGGTGGCCCCGGACGGGAGCTTCCTGGCGGTGGGGTACTACGATCCCCGCTCTAAGGCCCCCTTCCGCGCCTTCCGCTTTGACCCGGGGCCCTTGGACCGCCGCTTCTTCCTCGCCCGCTTCCGAAAAGCTCTGGGGAAGCGGGAGGGGCTTGGGGCCTTCTTCCGCCTCGTCCACGGGGAGGCGGATGGGCTTCCCGGGCTCGTGGTGGACCGCTTCGGCGAGGTTTTGGTCCTTCAGGTGCGCACCCGGGGGATGGAGGCCTTGCGGGAGGTCTGGTTTCCCGCCCTCCTCGAGGCCACCCTCCCCAAGGGGGTCTACGAGCGGAGCGACGTGGAGGCCAGGCGGCAGGAGGGCCTGCCCGAGCGGGTGGGGGTGGTGTACGGGGAGGTGCCCGAGGTCTTGGAGGTGGAGGAGGATGGCCTCCGTTTTCCCATCCCCTTGGCCCTGGCCCAGAAGACGGGGTTTTACCTGGACCAGCGGGAGAACCGCCGCCTCTTTGAGGCCATGGTGCGGCCGGGGGAGCGGGTGCTGGACGTGTTCAGCTACGTGGGGGGCTTTGCCCTGCGGGCAGCCCGCAAGGGGGCCTACGCCCTGGCGGTGGACAAGGACCTTGCGGCCCTTGCCGTCCTGGACCGGGCGGCTTTTCGGGCGGGCTTACGGGTGGACATCCGGGCTGGGGAGGCCCTCGAGGTGCTACGGGGCCTCCAGGGGCCTTTCCACCACGTCCTCCTGGACCCGCCCACCCTGGTGAAGCGCCCGGAGGAGCTTCCCGCCATGAAGCGCCACCTGGTGGACCTCACCCGGGAGGCCTCGAGGCTTCTCACCCCGGGGGGCTACCTCTGGCTTTCCGCCTGTAGCTACTACCTCAAGGTGGAAGACCTCCTGGAGGTGGCCCGCCGCGCGGCCGGGGACCTGGGCCTGCGCCTGCGGGTGCACGCCGTCACCTACCAGCCGAAGGACCATCCCTGGAGCCTCCACGTGCCGGAAAGCCTCTACCTCAAGACGCTCATCCTGCAGGAAGATGCCCTCTAAGGGGGTATGATGGAAGGCGAAGCACCCTTGGGGTGCGAAAAAGGAGGCCAGTATGGAAGTCGCACGGGGTCTAGAGGGCGTGCTGTTCACGGAAAGCCGGATGTGCTTTATCGACGGGGAGGCGGGCAAGCTCTACTACTATGGCATCCCCATCCAGGAGCTCGCCGAGAAGAGCACCTTTGAGGAAACCACCTTTCTCCTCCTTCACGGCAGACTTCCCAAGCGAGAAGAGCTAGAGACCTTCAAGCGGGACCTTGCCTCCCGCCGGGGGTTGCCGGAGCATCTCCTTGCCTCCTTCCGCCGCTACCCCACCTCCGCCCACCCCATGAGCTTCCTGCGCACGGCGGTGTCCGAGCTGGGGATGCTGGACCCCACGGAGGGCGACATCTCCCAGGAGGCTTTGTACCAAAAGGGCCTGGACCTCATCGCCAAGTTCGCCACCATCGTGGCCGCCAACAAGCGGCTTAGGGAAGGCAAGGAGCCCATCCCGCCCCGGGAAGACCTTTCCCACGCCGCCAACTTCCTCTACATGGCAAACGGGGTGGAGCCTTCCCCTGAGCAGGAGCGGCTCATGGATGCCGCCCTCATCCTGCATGCGGAGCACGGCTTCAACGCTAGCACCTTCACCGCCATCGCTGCCTTTTCCACGGAAACCGACCTCTACTCCGCCATCACCGCCGCCGTGGCCTCCCTCAAGGGCCCCCGGCACGGCGGGGCCAACGAGGCGGTGATGAAGATGATTCAGGAGATCGGCACCCCGGAAAGGGCCCGGGAGTGGGTTCGGGAGAAGCTGGCCAAGAAGCAGCGCATCATGGGCATGGGCCACCGCGTCTACAAGGCCTTTGACCCGCGGGCCGGGGTCTTGGAACGCTTGGCCCGGCTGGTGGCGGAAAAGCACGGCCACTCCCAGGAGTACCAGATCCTCAAGATCGTGGAGGAGGAGGCGGGGAAGGTGCTTAACCCCCGGGGCATCTACCCCAATGTGGACTTCTACTCCGGGGTGGTCTACTCCGACCTGGGCTTTGGCCTGGAGTTCTTCACCCCCATCTTCGCTGTGGCCCGCATCTCGGGCTGGGTGGGGCACATCCTGGAGTACAAGGAGCTGGACAACCGCCTCCTTCGCCCCGACGCCAAGTACATTGGCGAGCTGGATAGGCCCTATATTCCCTTGGAGGCGCGCTAGGGTTTCTGGGGGCTTGGGGCGCTGCCCCAAGCCCCCCTTACATGCCGCAGAAGGCTTCGTAGTCTATGAGTTCCCGTTGCGTGGGGTGGTCCCCGCACACGGGGCAGGTGGGGTTGCGGCGCACGTTGAGCTTGCGGAAGCTCCCCTCCAGGGCGTCGTAGAGGAGGAGGTGGCCCGAAAGGGTCTTGCCAAGGCCTAGGAGGATCTTCAGGACCTCCGCCGCCATGAGTGCCCCCACCACCCCCGGGAGCACGCCGAATACCCCGGCCTCGGCGCAGGAGGGAACGGAGCCGGGGGGCGGGGGCTTGGGGAAGAGGCAGCGGTAGCAGGGGCCCAACTCGCCTTCCGCCGTGGGGTGGTGAAAGACCGCCACCTGGCCGTCAAACTGGTAAATGGCCCCGAAGACCAGGGGCTTTCCCAACAGGACAGCGGCGTCGTTCACCAGGTAGCGGGTGGGGAAATTGTCCGAGGCGTCCACGAGGACCTCGTAGTCCTTCAGGATCTCCAGGGCGTTTTCCGAGGTGAGGCGGACCGGGTGGGCCTCGATCCGCACCAAGGGGTTTAGGGCCAAGAGGCGCTCCTTGGCGGCCAGGGCCTTGGGTTTGCCCACGTCCTCTGTGGCGTAGAGGACCTGGCGGTGGAGGTTGGAAAGCTCCACCCGGTCCATCTCCACAATCCCCACCCGGCCCACCCCCGCCGCCACCAGGTACTGCAAGACCGGAACCCCGAGCCCCCCGGCCCCTACCACGGCTACGGAGGCCTCCTTAAGCCGCGCCTGCCCCTCAGGGCCCACCTGGGGCAGGATCATCTGCCGATGGTAGCGGTCCAGCTCCTCCTTGGTCCACATCTAGGCCTCCCGGGTGCCGAAGCCGGGGGGAAGGAAGTCGGGATAGTCGGGGTTGCCCTTGCGGTCGGGGAGCTTCGGGATGAGGTCCGAGGGGTGGGGTTCCCCCTTGCGGCAATAGGGGCAGTCATGGCGCACCTTGTAGCGCACGGGGCGGGCGGGGATGCCCAGGGCGATGGCGTGGGGCGGGACGTCCCGGGTGACCACGGCCCCCGTGCCCACCATGGCATCGTCCCCGATGCGCACCCCGGCCAGGATGGTGGCGTGGTAGGTGATGCGCACTCCGCTGCCGATAACGGTTTCCTTTAGGGTCACGTCGGGGGAGGCCAGGACGTGGTGGGTGTGGCTGTAGACGTTTACGTAGTCGGAAAGCGAGGTCCGATCGCCAATCTTAATTCCCCCGATGTCGTCCAAAAGGACATAGCGGTGGACCACCACGTCGTCCCCCAGTTCCAGGTTGTAGCCCACGGAGAACTCCACGTTCTGGAAAAACTTGGGGTTTTTCCCCACCCGTTTGAAGATGAAGGGGGCTAGGGCCCGCCTAATGGCCACCCCCGAGTGGACGGACTGGCCCAGGGGGGTGAGGTCCAGCACCTTCCAGAACCAAAGGAGAGGCTTCACCTTGCGGAACTTCTCCTGGTCGGTGGCGGCGTAGTACTCCGCCTCAAAGGTGATCCCCTCAGGGTCTAGGCCTAAGGCGGCCAAGGGGTTTGTCTCCAGGAGCTCGGCGTAGGGCCGGCCGTAGAGGAGGCGGGCGAGCTCTTCCCGCACCAGGGCGTTCCGGTCCACGCTGGGGTCGGCAAGCCTTTCCACCAGGCTACCCAGAAAGCGCTCCAGGGCCTTTTCGTGCAGGGGGGCGATTTCGCGGGGAAGGAGCCAGGGCATAGGGTTATGCTACCCTTCCCTTGCCGCAGGGAAAACCCCTAGGCTCACCCTACGGATGAGCGGTAGCCCAGTTCCCGCAGGGCCTCGGGGTCCTTGCGCCAGTCGGGGTAGACCTTGACCTCGAGGTCCAAATACACCTTCCGGTTCAGGAAGACTTCCAGCTGCTTCCTGGCGGCTTGGCCGATCTCCTTGAGTTTCCTTCCCCCTTCCCCGATGACGATGCCCTTTTGCGAGGGGCGTTCCACGTAGAGGAGGGCCTTGATGTAAAGCACCCCGTTTTCCCGCTCCGCCACCTCCTCCGTCTTCACGGCGATGGCGTAGGGCACCTCGTGCCAAAGCCGCTTCATGGCTTCTTCCCGGATAATCTCCGCCACCCATTCCCCGAACTCTTGGTCGCTTTTGGCGAAGTCCTCCGGGTAAAAGAAAGGGCCCTCGGGCAAAAGGGCCAGGAGCTCCGCCTTGAGCCCCGCCACCTGCCTTTCGTCCAAAGCGGAAAGCATCCGGGGCTCGGCCTCGGGCAGGAGGGCGTGGTAGGCCTTAAGGGCTTCCTCGGGGTACTTGGCGGCGTCCAGCTTGTTCCCCACCAGGAGGATGGGCACCTTGCCCACCAGGGGCTTAAGCGCCTTGGCCACCAGCTCGTCCTCTGGGGTGGGGGGGTGGCGCAGGTCCACCACCCAGACCACGGCGTTGACGTCCGCCAAGGCCTCGTAGACCTCCTGGTCCATGAACTCCCCCAGGGCGTCCATGGGCTTGTGCAGGCCCGGGGTGTCGACAAAGACGATCTGCCGCTTTCCCTCGGTGAGGATGCCCCGGAGGCGCTTCCTCGTGGTTTGGGGCTTGGGGCTGATGGGGGCCACCTTGACCCCCAGGAGGTTGTTGAGCAGGGTGGACTTGCCCACGTTGGGCTTGCCCACGATGGCCACAAATCCGGAATAGGTCTTCTCGCTCATGGTTCAGGTGATCCCGGCTCCCTGGGATTGCCCGCCAGGGGCGGAAGCCGGACCTTCCAGGCTTTCCAGTATACTCCAGGCCGTGGACCCCTTGGCCTTGGCCTTCCTTCCCGGGATTGGGCCCAAGCGGCTTTTGGAGGTGCTGGCCCAGGAAGACCCCCTTGGCTTTCTGCGGGAGCGCTTTCCCCAGGCGGCGGGCCTTTACCTCGAGGCCGAGAAACGGGCACGAAGGGAACGAAAGCGGGCGGAGGCCCTGGGGGTGCGCATCCTTGGCCTTTGGGAAGAGGGGTTTCCCGAAGGCCTAAGGAGGCTCCCCCAGCCCCCCACCCACCTCTACCTCCGGGGGGAGCTTCCCGAGGAGGAGAAGGCAGTGGCCGTGGTGGGCACCCGCCGGGCCTCAGCCTGGGCCCTGGGCTTCACCCGAAGGCTCGCCCGGGAGCTGGCCGAGGCGGGGGTATGGGTGGTTTCGGGCCTCGCCCGGGGTGTGGATCGGGAGGCCCACCTGGGGGCCTTGGAAGCGGGCGGGCGGACCCTGGGGGTCTTGGGGAGCGCCTTGGACCGGGTCTATCCCCCGGAACACCGCGCCTTGGCGGGGCGTATGGACCTCCTCTCCGAGTTCCCCTTGGGAACGAGGCCAAAGCCGGAGTTCTTTCCCCGGCGGAACCGCCTCATCGCTGGGCTTGCGCGGGCGGTTTTGGTGGCGGAAGCCCCTCTGGACTCCGGGGCCCTCATCACGGCCAGGTACGCCTTGGAACTGGGCAAGGAGGTGCTGGCGGTGCCGGGCCGCCCCACGGACGCTGCTTCCTTAGGCGCCAACCGCCTCATCCAGGACGGGGCCTACCCGGTGCTTTCCGCCGAGGACGTCCTCTCCTACCTGGGTTTCGCCGCAAAACCCAAGGCTCCCCCCGGGCTCGCCCCAGAGGAAGAGGCCCTTTGCGCCCTCCTCCGCCAGGGGGAGGCCCTTCCCGAGGAGCTGGCCCAGGCCTTGGGGATGCCCGCAGAGCGGGTGCTTTCCCTCCTCACCCTCCTGGAGCTAAAAGGCCTGGCCCGGGCCCTGCCGGGAGGGCGCTACGGGCCAGGCTAAGCTTTACTTCGCCTTCTCGTAGAGTTTCTTGGCGATTTCGTAGAGCTCGCCCGGGTGGAACTCGGGAGCGAACTCGGCGGCGTCGTGGCCGGCGTCAAACACCGGGCCGCCCGTGGGGGGGCCGTCTACCACCACCACCTCGGTCCCGTCCTCGGGGGAGGCGCCCTTCCAGATGAGGCCCAGATCTTGGTAGTCGGAGGGGCTAAAGCGGTAGAGGTTGCGGTGGAAGCCCAGGTCCATGTACTTCTTGGCCTCGGGGATCTTGCTGTTGTCGATGCGGGGGATGGGGAGCATCTTGTTCATCTCCACCCCCGTGAGGGTTTCCAGGGCCTTGCCGTAGGCGGCGG
This window harbors:
- the era gene encoding GTPase Era, whose amino-acid sequence is MSEKTYSGFVAIVGKPNVGKSTLLNNLLGVKVAPISPKPQTTRKRLRGILTEGKRQIVFVDTPGLHKPMDALGEFMDQEVYEALADVNAVVWVVDLRHPPTPEDELVAKALKPLVGKVPILLVGNKLDAAKYPEEALKAYHALLPEAEPRMLSALDERQVAGLKAELLALLPEGPFFYPEDFAKSDQEFGEWVAEIIREEAMKRLWHEVPYAIAVKTEEVAERENGVLYIKALLYVERPSQKGIVIGEGGRKLKEIGQAARKQLEVFLNRKVYLDLEVKVYPDWRKDPEALRELGYRSSVG
- a CDS encoding acyltransferase → MPWLLPREIAPLHEKALERFLGSLVERLADPSVDRNALVREELARLLYGRPYAELLETNPLAALGLDPEGITFEAEYYAATDQEKFRKVKPLLWFWKVLDLTPLGQSVHSGVAIRRALAPFIFKRVGKNPKFFQNVEFSVGYNLELGDDVVVHRYVLLDDIGGIKIGDRTSLSDYVNVYSHTHHVLASPDVTLKETVIGSGVRITYHATILAGVRIGDDAMVGTGAVVTRDVPPHAIALGIPARPVRYKVRHDCPYCRKGEPHPSDLIPKLPDRKGNPDYPDFLPPGFGTREA
- the dprA gene encoding DNA-processing protein DprA; the protein is MDPLALAFLPGIGPKRLLEVLAQEDPLGFLRERFPQAAGLYLEAEKRARRERKRAEALGVRILGLWEEGFPEGLRRLPQPPTHLYLRGELPEEEKAVAVVGTRRASAWALGFTRRLARELAEAGVWVVSGLARGVDREAHLGALEAGGRTLGVLGSALDRVYPPEHRALAGRMDLLSEFPLGTRPKPEFFPRRNRLIAGLARAVLVAEAPLDSGALITARYALELGKEVLAVPGRPTDAASLGANRLIQDGAYPVLSAEDVLSYLGFAAKPKAPPGLAPEEEALCALLRQGEALPEELAQALGMPAERVLSLLTLLELKGLARALPGGRYGPG